TGGCTCCTTCCAGGAGGTCTACGGAAACGTCCTGCCTGGCCTCGACTTTTTTGACCAGGTCTTGCCGCCAGGTCTGGAACCGGTCAACCCAGGCAGTGAGCGTATAGCGGTACCGTCCCGGTTCAGTAACCGGAAAAGAACCGCGCCAGCGGTCATTGACCAGAGATTCCATGGGGGTTTCAATCCATAGCGGATTATCCTCACGGCGATATAAAAGAGCGGCGCGGAGAATATCGTGGCCGTCAGCGAAGATATCAGCCTCTACGGATACCTCGTCGCCAACAATCCGTTTGATGGGAAAATGCCCGTCATCAATCTCAGGGATTACCCCTTCAATGACGACCCGATGGTTGCCATTTTCGTGTTGTGCGGTTCTAGCGCTTCTTCTGGCTCCGGTCACCGGTACCACCTCACGCAGCTATATTGTCTATGAATTATTACATTATACCTTAATTGTCATCGGCTGGTAACTGGTTTATATTCAGTCTTTTCTCCACAACAAGTGTTGAGAATTCCCGGCACTGACTATATAATCATATAGTCATGCACTTAATAGCGGGAGGTGAGTGAAATAGAAAATTTAGATGATATGAATCTTTTCCAGCGGCTTGATGCGGAAGGCATGCTCGTCCATCTGCGCAAGATGCCGGAATCATGCCAGCAGGCCTGGCGGACGGCGCTGGAATTCGACCTGCCGTCAGATTATTCACAGATTGAAAAGGTCATCATTCTGGGTATGGGTGGCTCCGCCATTGGTGGCGATCTGCTGAAGAGCCTGGCAACCGCGGAAGCCAGGGTGCCTCTGCTGGTGCACCGGGACTATGACCTGCCGGCTTTTACTGATGCCCGGACCCTGGTGATTGCCTCCAGCTATTCAGGAAGGACTGAAGAGACCCTTTCCGCCTTTGATAAAGCCTTGCGTACTCCGGCCAGGAAGCTGGCGATTACTACTGGCGGTGACCTTGCAGACATTGCCGGGCAAAACGGCGTGCCGGTTCTTAGTATTGGCTACCAGGCGCCGCCGCGGGCGGCTCTGCCGTTCAGCTTTCTGCCGGTACTGGCTTTTCTGCAGCGCCTGGGATTTATCGCTGATAAGTCGGCGGATGTGACGGAGATGGTAAGCGTGATGCGCAGCCTGTCAGCCAGAATCAAGGAGGACGTGCCCCTGTCTGCCAACCCGGCCAAGCGGCTGGCGACGAGGCTTTACCGTCACCTGCCGGTGGTGTACGGCGGCGGGGTACTGGCTGAGGTAGCTCACCGCTGGAAGACCCAGTTCAATGAGAATGCCAAAGCCTGGTCATTTTACGAGGTCTTACCCGAACTGAACCATAATGCCGTGGTCGGCTACCATTTTCCGCAGGAACTGGCGCCACAGATAGCTGTAGTTCTACTGCGGTCGGCGAGCCTGTTCGATAGAATCAAGCTCCGCTATGATGTAACCTGCCAGTTGCTTGACCAGGCTAAAGTAGGTTATGAGGTTATTGATGCCGATGGTAACAGTCCGCTAAGTCAGATGATGAGCCTGGTACTTTTTGGCGATTATGTCAGTTGCTACCTTGCCTTTCTGTATCAGATTGACCCTTCACCGGTGGCGGTTATAGATTACCTGAAGAAGAAGTTAGCGGAGGGATAAAGCCAGCGCGGTGTCCTTGCCCTGTTTCTATCAGTCCAGCTTTCCGGTAATGAACGGGAACGCTGAGTTCAAATGAGGCTAAATATCAACGCTGAATAATGAATAAAGCCATTAGAAGGTTGAATCTGCGCCCGTATCTATCCGGGTTACTGCCTCTATTTCTGCTGGCTCACTTCGGGTATTATCAGGCCGTAATAATCATCAAACCGGACAAAACGGCGGTTGCCGGGCTTAGATTAGATGTCCCGGAAACTCCGCAGCTTCTGGAAATCAATCATACCGCTCTCGGCGATGTTCTCGATTTCAATTCCGGCCTCGGCGGCGGCTGCTGTAGGGTTAAGCCCGCCGAGTAAGACCATGCCCACTCGATTCAGCCCGACGCTGATCTGGCAGACCGGCTCGCTGGTATTACCCAGCAAGTAGACACCGTTAATTCCGGCTTCCCTGAGCAGGGTGGTCTTTTCCTCGACGATTGCCCTCGCCGGCGCGGGCAGTTCCCGGAAGTTGGCCAATATCCGGCCAGTGCCGGTGCGGGCGGTTTCAGCAACTCTGGTCATCCGGGAGCGGATATACTGCTCCGAGGGGTCGATGGAGGTGCCGGAATAGTTAATAATAGCCACGAAACGCCGTGGATGGTGGTCTCTGACCTCAAGGACTCCGCCGAACCTGGAATCGATAGGGACGCCGGCCTTGAGGAGTACCCCGTTGACGACGACGCTGCAGACGGTACCGATGCCTACCTTGTTATCCGGGATGACCACCGAGCCGAGCCGTTCTCCTCCCGGGGCGATGGCTATTTTTTCGCTGACGCATAGTCCTGCCTTGAAGACCTCGCTCATCACCGCCATCGCTTTGTCAAAGTCCTTCTTATTAATGAGCGAGGTATTAATCGGGATCTGGCCGGTACGTGTCCCGGGGTCAAAGGTGGTGTGGAAAGCCAGTAGCTCCAGCTTTTCAATGATGAAACCTATCTGTTCCGGAGCCAGGGCTATCTTTAGCTCTTCGAGTCCCTGCGGGGTGAGCATTCTGCCATCACGTCCCAGTGGGTGGGTATAGCCCCGCTCATCGGTGATACGCAGGTGATAACGGATGGCCCTTTCACTGAGGAAGATGCCGTGGCGCTCCAGCTGGCGGGCAATGGTAATTGAACCCAGTGGTTCCGAGGATTCGCTCAAGACCTTGAGAATGGCGATTATCTTTCTTTCTGTGTCTGAGCCGGAACTTTGCACTTTCTACCCCTTGTGGACTGCCGGATTGATTGGAGTTATTATACCATCTCGTCGGCAAAAGCTGAATAGCCGGTGCCAGGGGTTTTATTTGCGTTTGGTTGGTTATTGTTTTGAATGAGAGATCCTTGTCCTTCATTTCTGTGAACCTCACCCCCTGTGTCCCCCTCTCCTTGGTAAGGAGAGGGGGAGGAAAAGGAAAGAGGGGCGCCAGCCCCTCTTAGGACTCCCATTCCAGTTCGAATCCAGCGTGCTCTACCAATTGGAATTGAAAGAGGCATAGTCGGGATGCTGTTCTTTTGATTTCAAACCCCTGTGTCAGTTATTGAAGGAAACCTTAAATATTAGGAAAACTAGGGTTTCCGAGTCAGAAGTGAGGGTGATATGTCAGTTGTGTGATTCATAGACATCATTTCAACTAGAATGTTGCTACGAATCACACATATAACCGGATTCCTTAATGCTAAAAAGTCTTCGTCTTCCAGCTAAGGTAAATGATAAATAGTATACGTAAGATTGTAGTTACTCCAGAATATGCTGGTATTCGTAAAAGTAATTGTGTACCGACCTGCAAACTCAGCCATAAATGAAAAGTTTGCTTGCTTAACGGAGCCGAAATCCTTTATTACTTTACCATTCGGGTCCTTTATTACAGTCGAGATGGGCGGATTTACGTCCAGGATGATTTCTCCCTGAACCCATTCGTACTGTTTAAGCTCAATTGAAATTGAGTCTGTTGGATTCGTTTTGACCTGTCCGGCAGAAAGACTTCCAAAAATATTCTGTGGTTCGCCTTCAATAGTTGGCTCAAAAATGACGGTGACTGATTTGTCAGTATTCATCGTCACGGTCGTAGGATTAATGTCGGTATCAGCCCCTACCCAGGTCTTAGGATAATAAGGGAAATTAGGAGTAGCGTTAAGTACTATTTTCGTTCCCTCATCATGTAAACCGGCGACATCGGGAACACCGCCAGCCTCAATAGGTTCGCCTGCCAAACTTAGCCTATACTGTTTGACAAAACTAGCTATAACGGTTTTGTCGCTATCTATGAGGATATTCGCTTGGTTTGCAGTTCCAGTTATGCTGCCACCCCAACGGTCAAAGCGGTATCCAGCCGATGGTGTAGCTGTGACTTTAACTTGAGTTCCTGCTTCAAAGGTGCCTGTCTTTGGCTGAACTGTGCCACCACCGGAAGGAACCGTTTCCACACTGAGGTTGAATGTTTTCTTTTCAAACTCAGCCACTATTTGTTTATCTGAATTCATTTTCATTGTCAGGGGATTATCGTTTCCTGACGCTGCACCTGCCCACCCTTTGAACGTATAATACTTGCTAGGAGTTGCCACAAGGGTTACTGTACCTTTAAACGGGCCACCTGAAGGGCTGATAGTTCCACCGCCACTGGGAACTACTGAAGTGGATAATCGGTATTCTTTAGCATCACAGCCAGAGAAAAGTAGAACATAAGAAATTACCGATAATACAACCAGTATAAGCGCTATCGGTCTATTCATAACTAATTTCCTGCTTGATAATCTAGCCATATTCTATTCTCCTCTGCCATCTCAGTCAATCAATAAAGAGAAGAACCTAAACTTTGGTTCTGTTGCATTGTTATCTCTTCTTAAATATATGTTTCCGTAATCCCCACAGTAACCCGACTATTACAATAACCAAAACTACAGTGCCTGTTAAAGTGCTTAATAGGTAACTGTTCCATAACGCGTAAATTACGAAGCCAGCAAATATCAGCCATGCCCCTGGCTTAGCTTTAGCCTCTAGTCTGTCGGACAGAAGGAGCGAGCCGACTGCAGCCAATCCGGATGATATTACACCTATAAGACGTTCTATAGTCTGAAACTCCATGTCGTGCCTCCCACATACAGAAATTGCAGAACACTTAGGTTCGAAGTGACCTTATTTGAATAATATTACAGCGATACGTCAAAAATCAATATAGTCAATCAATTCAGAATAGTCATTGATTAATTACCAAAAGCTAACATGTAATGCTGCAAATCTGGAATCAACCCCTTCTTCTCAAATACCAGTTCGGAATGCTTCCAATCCGCCCTACCAAATATCGGAATTAGTTATGACCTGCTCTCGATAAAGCTCTTTAGAAGCTCTTTTTCATGAGGTTTTGGAACTTGTATTCCTTCTTTTTTCGCTGTCTCTAGCCACAGGGATATAGCCACTTTAGCTTCCTTTAACGCCTCTTCTTCAGTTTCACCAAAAGCCGAGCACCCCGGTAACTCGGGAACTATGGCAATAAACCCCTTGTCTTCTTCACTGTAGAATATCTCAATCGCATATTTACCAGGCATTTCCTAATCCTCCGCAAGGTTGTATTTCTCGATTATCTTAATAAATTGTCGGACTTGATATGGTTTTACCATACCTTTAACGTTTTGAAAATTCAGGATTTCTCTGGTTCCTTGTCTAACAAATATCCTATGGCTACCCTGTCCACCCTTGTATATGAAACCGAAATCAACGGCGTCTTTACATATTTCCTCGAATCTGGTGTTGGCGGGAGCCCGCTTGAGTTTTTCGTATATCTCTCGTTTTGTCATCTCCACATATAATTATAACACAGAGAGTAATCACAATGAGCGGTCAGTTTTGAGAGACGAATTCGGCTCACAAAGGTCAAAACTAACCTAAAAGTTGCTCCGAAAATACCATTCCGGCGAAACCTGTCCCGTACCTGATACGGGAACCGGAATCCAGTCATCTCACTCAACTGGATTCCGTGTCAAGCCTGTCCTGGCGACAGGCCAGGGCACGGAATGGTTCACTTGGTCGGCGGTATTTTCATTCTTCGTGGTGTCTTTGATAAAACATGTGTGCTTCGGAATGCTTCCAATGCGGGCTACTAAAGAAACGGAAAATCCCCTGTCAGGGCGTTTAAGAGGGACGAAGTCCCTCTTTCTTAAAACTCCCCCTTCCCCGGAGGGGAAGGGGGATACAGGGGGATGGGGTTCATGAAATCAGCTAAAATCATACTTGGAAATGGGGCATGAATAGCGAATCGGACATTATAAACTTCAATGTTGTCCGCTGGCGCTTTACAGCGGTGAGCTAATAGGCGTATAACCGGCCGTAAGGTCTGAGCCAGCGCGGGTAGAGCTTGATGAAATCATGGTTCAATATTTCAGCCGCGTCGCCGCCGAAATAACCGGCAAACTCGCCGACGTACTTACTAAGAAGCTGGTAATCATTCTCCTCCACTTCCCCTATCCCCACCTCTTTGCCAAGCTGGTAGTCCTCAACACTTCCCCGTAGGTAGATAGTCCCGCCATGCATTCCGGTGCCGATGAATTCAGCCTGGTGTTTTTGTCCCGAGGCCAGAGTCAGCCCCAGCAGAACCAGGATGCCTCCGGCCATGTACTCGCCGAGGAAGTCCTGGGCTGTGCCACCTACCACCAGTACCGGTTTCTGGTCCTGGTACTCCTTCATGTGGATACCCGCGCGGTAGCCGATATCATCACGGACGAATATCCTGCCGCCCCGTGCCGAGAGTCCGGCGACATCTCCGGCGTGACCGTGGACAATTATCTCCCCGCTGTTCATGGTATTACCGCAGCCGTCCTGGGCGTTGCCGTGGACGGTGATCCGGGGACCATCCATGAAGGCTCCCAGGTCATTGCCGGGAGTACCGTAAATATCAATCTCCACCGCTTTTTTGAGGTTGGTGCCGATGTATCTCTGTCCGTGGACGTTGCGCAGCTCAAACTTCCGCTGACCCTTGCCTACCTCGTCTCTGAGCATGGCATTAAGCTCCCGGTAGTAGATGCCGGCGGCATCAATACTAACTACGGTGTCTTCTTTAACCACTTTCATCTTCAGTCTCCGGCCATCCTGACGCCCAGTATTTCCAGTTCTTTTTCGTTAAGACCGATGCCCCTGAGGTGCAGGCGGTTGCCGCGCAGGCTCTCCAGGGCGTTAACCCCCAGCCCCCCCAGAATGTCCTTGAGTTCAATGCTCCAGCCACGGAGCAGGTTGACCAGACGGCGGGCGCCAATCTCCGGGTTGATTCTCTTGGTCAGGCGGAGGTCGGTGGTGCAGATGCCCCAGGTACACTTGCCGGTATGACACTGCTGGCAAACGTGGCAACCCAGAGCGATGAGCGCCGCCGTGCCGATGTATACGGCATCAGCCCCCAGGGCAATGGCTTTGGCGAGGTCTCCGCTGTTCCTGATTCCGCCGGAGATGACCAGCGATGCCCGGTTGCGGATGCCCTCCTGCCGCAGGCGGCTGTCTACGGAAGCCAGCGCCAGCTCGATAGGGATGCCGACGTTATCACGGATAATCTTGGGAGCGGCGCCGGTGGCCCCGCGCAGCCCATCCAGGACGATGATATCGGCTCCTGCCCTGACCATGCCGCTGGCGATTGCCGCCGAGTTGTGCACCGCGGCAATCTTGACCGATATCGGCTTGCTGTAGTTGGTGGCCTCTTTAAGGGCGTAGATAAGCTGGGAAAGGTCTTCGATCGAGTAAATATCGTGCTGCGGCGCCGGAGAAAGAGCGTCCGTTCCCATGGGAATCATGCGTGTCAGCGATACCTCGCTGCTTACCTTTTCACCGGGTAAGTGCCCGCCGATGCCGGGCTTGGCTCCCTGTCCGATTTTAATCTCGACGACCCGGCCGGCATCCAGGTACTCGGCGTGAACGCCGAAGCGCCCGGAAGCTACCTGGACAATGGTATTATTGCCGTATTTGTAGAGGGTGCGGTGCAGTCCTCCCTCACCAGTGTTCCAGAGAGTACCCGCTTCCGTGGCGGCCCTGGCCAGGGACTCGTGGACATTGATGCTCACCGCGCCGTAGGACATGGCGGCGAACATCACCGGGATTTCCAGTTTCACCTGCGGGGCCAGTTCCGTCTTCAGGCCGAGCGTGTCAAGGTCGATTTCCACACGGTCGGGCTTCCGTCCCAGGTAAGTTCTCAGCTCCATCGGCTCACGCAACGGGTCGATGGAGGGGTTGGTCACCTGGCTGGCGTTGAGCACCAGGTGGTCCCAGTAGATGCGCTGTCCCTTGTCATTACCCATGCCGGTAAGCAGGACGCCACCGGTCTCCGCCTGTTTGAAGATATCCTCGATAATTTCCGGGCGCCAGTTATAGTTGTCACGGTAGTCCAGCGGGTTGCGGCTGATGGTCAGTGCCTGTGTCGGGCAGAACGTGACACAGCGATGGCAGCCCTTGCAGTTTTCCTCGCGACTTCTTAATACATCATCATCTTCATCATAGTAGTGAGTATCGAAGGAGCACTGGTTGACGCATACCTGGCACTGAATGCAGCGCTCAGGGTCTCGCTTTACAACGAATTTGGTTGGTAGATATGTCTTCATGGTTCTTTCTCCCGCGAATGGACTGGGGCTTTCCTTTAGCAGCGGGTATCTATGATACTGTTTCCTCTGCGGTCCTTCTTCTGGAGGCAACCGGTACCGGGACTTTTTCCCGTTCCTTCAGTCGGCTGATGACCGGCTCACCGCCTTTGGGTATCCACGCCTTCTCCAGGTCGGGGCATATCAGGCGGATGGCGGACTCCTCCGATGACAGGTAGCGCATATCGCCCTTTTCGCCGACGATGAGTGGCCGCAGGCGGATGCGGTCGGTTAGCCCTATCATCTCGCCATCATGGGCAATAATGATGGTGAACGGCCCGTTCAAGAGTAAGCTGGCGTACACCTGGCGCAGCGCCCGGAGCAGGTCTTGCTCTACTGCCGGCCGCCGCTCGATATCCTCCCACAGGGGTGG
The Dehalococcoidales bacterium DNA segment above includes these coding regions:
- a CDS encoding bifunctional phosphoglucose/phosphomannose isomerase produces the protein MSEIENLDDMNLFQRLDAEGMLVHLRKMPESCQQAWRTALEFDLPSDYSQIEKVIILGMGGSAIGGDLLKSLATAEARVPLLVHRDYDLPAFTDARTLVIASSYSGRTEETLSAFDKALRTPARKLAITTGGDLADIAGQNGVPVLSIGYQAPPRAALPFSFLPVLAFLQRLGFIADKSADVTEMVSVMRSLSARIKEDVPLSANPAKRLATRLYRHLPVVYGGGVLAEVAHRWKTQFNENAKAWSFYEVLPELNHNAVVGYHFPQELAPQIAVVLLRSASLFDRIKLRYDVTCQLLDQAKVGYEVIDADGNSPLSQMMSLVLFGDYVSCYLAFLYQIDPSPVAVIDYLKKKLAEG
- a CDS encoding NrpR regulatory domain-containing protein, with amino-acid sequence MQSSGSDTERKIIAILKVLSESSEPLGSITIARQLERHGIFLSERAIRYHLRITDERGYTHPLGRDGRMLTPQGLEELKIALAPEQIGFIIEKLELLAFHTTFDPGTRTGQIPINTSLINKKDFDKAMAVMSEVFKAGLCVSEKIAIAPGGERLGSVVIPDNKVGIGTVCSVVVNGVLLKAGVPIDSRFGGVLEVRDHHPRRFVAIINYSGTSIDPSEQYIRSRMTRVAETARTGTGRILANFRELPAPARAIVEEKTTLLREAGINGVYLLGNTSEPVCQISVGLNRVGMVLLGGLNPTAAAAEAGIEIENIAESGMIDFQKLRSFRDI
- a CDS encoding type II toxin-antitoxin system HicB family antitoxin; this encodes MPGKYAIEIFYSEEDKGFIAIVPELPGCSAFGETEEEALKEAKVAISLWLETAKKEGIQVPKPHEKELLKSFIESRS
- a CDS encoding glutamate synthase-related protein encodes the protein MKTYLPTKFVVKRDPERCIQCQVCVNQCSFDTHYYDEDDDVLRSREENCKGCHRCVTFCPTQALTISRNPLDYRDNYNWRPEIIEDIFKQAETGGVLLTGMGNDKGQRIYWDHLVLNASQVTNPSIDPLREPMELRTYLGRKPDRVEIDLDTLGLKTELAPQVKLEIPVMFAAMSYGAVSINVHESLARAATEAGTLWNTGEGGLHRTLYKYGNNTIVQVASGRFGVHAEYLDAGRVVEIKIGQGAKPGIGGHLPGEKVSSEVSLTRMIPMGTDALSPAPQHDIYSIEDLSQLIYALKEATNYSKPISVKIAAVHNSAAIASGMVRAGADIIVLDGLRGATGAAPKIIRDNVGIPIELALASVDSRLRQEGIRNRASLVISGGIRNSGDLAKAIALGADAVYIGTAALIALGCHVCQQCHTGKCTWGICTTDLRLTKRINPEIGARRLVNLLRGWSIELKDILGGLGVNALESLRGNRLHLRGIGLNEKELEILGVRMAGD